A single window of Shewanella sp. Choline-02u-19 DNA harbors:
- a CDS encoding sodium ion-translocating decarboxylase subunit beta produces MEGLIAFWSESGIANFTPGQLLMMGVGCLLLFLAIAKGFEPLLLLPIGFGAILANIPNGGFTDEGGLLYFAYHVGIETGIFPLLIFMGVGALTDFGALIANPKMLLLGAAAQFGIFATLLGAIGLNLVPGFEFSMQDAAAIAIIGGADGPTAIFLASKLAPDLLGAIAVAAYSYMALVPLIQPPIMRLLTTESERKIKMEQLREVSKKEKIIFPLMVLGLTILFLPAATPLVGMFCLGNLMRESGVVDRLSNTAQNELINIVTIFLGLAVGSKLSAEQFLQIETLGILVLGAVAFGIGTATGVLMAKLMSKLSGGKINPLLGAAGVSAVPMAARVVNKVGLEANNQNFLLMHAMGPNVAGVLGSAVAAGVLLAVLG; encoded by the coding sequence ATGGAAGGATTAATCGCCTTTTGGTCTGAGTCCGGCATTGCCAACTTTACGCCAGGTCAATTGTTAATGATGGGTGTCGGCTGCTTATTACTCTTTTTAGCTATCGCAAAAGGTTTTGAGCCGTTACTGCTTTTACCTATAGGCTTTGGCGCTATTTTAGCCAATATTCCTAATGGTGGATTTACCGACGAAGGTGGACTGCTCTATTTTGCTTATCATGTGGGTATTGAAACGGGAATTTTCCCGCTATTGATCTTTATGGGTGTGGGGGCATTAACCGATTTTGGGGCATTGATTGCTAACCCTAAAATGTTATTACTTGGCGCCGCAGCACAATTTGGTATTTTTGCCACCTTGCTTGGGGCGATTGGTTTGAATTTAGTCCCTGGGTTTGAGTTTTCAATGCAAGATGCTGCCGCTATTGCGATTATTGGCGGTGCAGATGGGCCAACGGCTATCTTTTTAGCGTCCAAACTCGCCCCAGACTTACTCGGTGCTATTGCGGTTGCTGCATACTCTTATATGGCGTTAGTGCCACTTATACAGCCGCCTATTATGAGACTGCTAACAACAGAATCTGAGCGTAAGATCAAGATGGAGCAGCTGCGAGAAGTGAGTAAGAAGGAAAAAATAATCTTCCCACTCATGGTATTAGGATTAACTATTTTGTTCCTTCCTGCAGCAACGCCGTTAGTGGGTATGTTTTGTTTAGGTAACTTGATGCGCGAGTCGGGTGTGGTCGATAGATTGTCTAACACCGCCCAGAATGAGCTGATTAATATCGTTACTATTTTTCTCGGACTCGCTGTGGGTTCTAAATTATCAGCAGAGCAGTTTTTGCAAATTGAAACCTTAGGTATTTTGGTGTTGGGGGCTGTTGCATTTGGTATAGGTACCGCGACTGGAGTGTTAATGGCCAAGCTCATGAGTAAATTATCTGGCGGTAAGATTAATCCATTGTTAGGTGCCGCTGGTGTGTCCGCGGTGCCCATGGCGGCGAGGGTCGTCAATAAAGTGGGCCTTGAAGCAAATAATCAGAACTTTCTATTAATGCATGCAATGGGCCCTAACGTGGCGGGTGTGCTGGGTAGTGCGGTTGCTGCAGGTGTGTTACTTGCGGTACTGGGATAA
- the oadA gene encoding sodium-extruding oxaloacetate decarboxylase subunit alpha has translation MSKPLALTDVVLRDAHQSILATRLRTEDMLPIAPLLDKVGFWSLESWGGATFDACIRYLGEDPWERIRELKKAMPNTPQQMLLRGQNLLGYRHYADDLVNRFVERAHTNGVDVFRIFDAMNDVRNLETAVKSVVDVGAHAQGTISYTTSPVHTMDTWIDMAKRLEDMGCHSLCIKDMAGLLKPFDAFDMISQIKSQTDLVVSMQCHATTGLSTATYQKAIEAGIDVLDTAISSMSQTYGHSATETLVAMVEDTDRATGYDMALLEEIAAYFRVVRKKYAAFEGELKGIDSRILRAQVPGGMLTNMESQLKEQGAADKLDLVLEEIPRVREDLGFIALVTPTSQIVGTQAVINVLTGERYKSLTKETEGVLKGEYGATPAPVNSELQQRVLAGAEAITCRPADLLEAELDRLRLELAEKAKAEAITLSTEVDDDVLTYALFPQIGLKFLKNRNNPDAFEPKPEVAAKALEQIKKAELAAANKQGPATYTVTVQGQRFVVEVAEGGDISEISSAENVIPFAAPATTAAVESLVVKLEQNAPLSGNIFKVHVSPGDTVKEGDVVIILEAMKMETEIRAEADGVISQVWVKEGDSVSVGSQLLALA, from the coding sequence ATGAGCAAGCCACTGGCTTTAACCGACGTCGTCTTAAGAGATGCTCACCAATCCATTCTCGCTACTCGGTTGCGCACCGAAGATATGTTACCTATTGCGCCATTACTCGATAAAGTCGGCTTTTGGTCGCTAGAATCTTGGGGCGGAGCAACGTTTGACGCTTGCATCCGTTATCTTGGTGAGGATCCATGGGAACGTATTAGAGAGCTTAAAAAAGCCATGCCTAATACACCTCAACAAATGCTGCTAAGAGGACAAAATCTTTTAGGCTACCGTCACTATGCTGATGATTTAGTTAACCGTTTTGTTGAACGTGCTCACACTAACGGGGTTGATGTATTCCGAATTTTCGATGCAATGAATGATGTGCGTAACCTTGAAACCGCTGTTAAGTCTGTTGTTGACGTCGGCGCTCATGCGCAAGGTACTATCTCCTACACAACGAGCCCAGTGCACACGATGGACACTTGGATTGACATGGCTAAGCGTCTTGAAGATATGGGCTGTCATTCTTTATGTATCAAAGATATGGCCGGGCTATTAAAGCCGTTCGATGCCTTTGACATGATTAGCCAAATCAAATCTCAAACAGATTTGGTTGTTTCTATGCAGTGCCATGCAACAACAGGTCTTAGCACCGCCACCTACCAAAAAGCGATAGAAGCGGGCATTGATGTACTTGATACCGCCATTTCGTCAATGAGTCAGACTTATGGTCACAGCGCGACAGAAACTCTGGTTGCAATGGTTGAAGATACTGACAGAGCGACCGGTTATGACATGGCGTTATTGGAAGAGATAGCAGCTTACTTTAGAGTGGTACGCAAAAAATATGCAGCTTTCGAAGGTGAACTTAAAGGCATTGATTCGCGCATTCTTCGTGCACAAGTCCCTGGTGGCATGCTGACCAATATGGAAAGCCAGCTAAAAGAGCAAGGCGCTGCAGACAAGTTAGATTTAGTGTTAGAAGAGATCCCACGGGTTCGTGAAGACTTAGGTTTCATAGCCTTAGTCACGCCAACTTCTCAAATTGTCGGCACCCAAGCGGTGATTAACGTGCTGACGGGTGAGCGTTATAAATCGCTTACCAAAGAGACTGAAGGCGTACTCAAGGGCGAATATGGCGCCACGCCAGCACCCGTGAATAGCGAGCTGCAGCAACGCGTTTTAGCGGGCGCTGAAGCAATAACTTGTCGCCCAGCTGACTTACTCGAAGCTGAGCTCGACAGGTTACGTCTTGAGTTAGCTGAAAAGGCCAAAGCTGAAGCTATTACCCTATCAACAGAGGTGGATGATGATGTATTAACCTACGCATTATTTCCTCAAATTGGACTCAAATTCCTTAAAAATCGCAATAATCCAGACGCATTTGAACCCAAACCTGAAGTGGCTGCAAAAGCGCTCGAACAAATAAAAAAAGCAGAGCTAGCAGCTGCCAATAAGCAAGGGCCAGCAACTTACACTGTAACAGTGCAGGGTCAGCGATTTGTCGTTGAAGTGGCCGAAGGGGGGGATATCAGTGAAATAAGCTCTGCCGAAAATGTGATTCCTTTTGCTGCACCCGCAACAACTGCCGCCGTTGAGTCGTTGGTGGTCAAGTTAGAACAAAATGCACCGCTATCAGGTAATATTTTTAAAGTGCATGTGTCTCCTGGTGACACGGTTAAAGAGGGTGATGTTGTCATTATTTTAGAAGCGATGAAGATGGAAACGGAAATAAGAGCCGAGGCTGATGGAGTGATCTCTCAGGTTTGGGTTAAAGAGGGTGATTCGGTATCAGTTGGTAGTCAGCTGTTAGCGTTAGCATAG
- a CDS encoding OadG family protein, whose protein sequence is METISEQLTDALGIMILGMSLVFVFLGILILGMKLVAKKYAPAPQEKITVNARQPAVTKPAVSPLMAAVIASAIHQHRQKA, encoded by the coding sequence ATGGAAACAATATCAGAACAGTTAACCGATGCGCTGGGGATCATGATCCTCGGCATGTCGTTGGTTTTTGTATTTTTAGGTATATTGATTTTGGGAATGAAGCTAGTTGCTAAAAAATATGCGCCTGCACCCCAAGAGAAAATAACCGTTAATGCTCGCCAACCGGCGGTAACTAAACCCGCAGTGAGTCCTTTAATGGCAGCCGTTATCGCCTCTGCAATTCATCAGCACCGCCAAAAAGCATAA